The uncultured Fibrobacter sp. genome segment AAGACGCCGTCGTTTACAATAGCGAACACCGCATGGAAATAAAGCTTCAGGCTCCCCCGAAGAATCAGGAAACTTGGGATTCCGTGACCGTGACAAACTTCAGTCTGAGCAACATGGCCTCTATTCATGTGGTGAATAGCAAGATCAAGGAATTCTTTACAGATTCTCTCAAAGCAGACTCCTTGTCCCAAGCCGTTTCTTATGACAAGAATAAAGTAACGCAGGACTCCAAAATTGCACTTCCCCAAAACGGAATCGTCTATCTAGTCGCAGTTGCAGAAAACGGGGACCGCACCCTCTGGCAACTAAAGTTTACAACCCCACAAAAGAATTCCGATAAAAAAGAAGACGAACAGACTAAATCCTCCGACAACGGGCTCTCCTTGACATTTGACAAGGCCGTTGACAGTAAGATATCTGGAGATTCACTGATTATCACGTTCCCGCAGGGATTCAATATCAAGAATGCCACCTTGAAGAGCGTCTCCACACATGAGAAAGCAAAGATTTCTCCGGATCCAAAATCCATAAAGAGCTGGTCCAAGCCGCAAAAAATCAAGGTAACAGCGGAAGACGGCAGCGAAAAAGTCTGGACGGTCTACCTTACTACGATCAAGAACAACGCCACCGACTTACAGCTTAAGTTTGACAACCAGCTCAAGGTCCGGCGATCCCAGGACACCATCTACATCGATCTGAAAAATGGTTCTTCCCTGAAAAAGGCCGCACTCGCTTCGTGGAGCACCTCCGAAGGAGCAACAGTTTCCCCCAAGCCCGATGGAGTCAAATCCTGGAAGAATTTCCAGTCTTTCAAGGTGACCGCCGAAGACGGAACCACTAAAACATGGGTGCTCGCCCTATCTATCGCCGCGGCCGACGCAGTAGCTTCTAGCGAAAAAGAACTCCTGTCCATTTCTGCAACAGGCGAAGAATCCGCGGCATCCATCGACAAGTCCAAGAAAACCGTCGAATTGCACTTAACCGCAGGCTCCAATATCGAAGCGGTCGAAGTGACTCTGAAGGTTTCTGAAACGGCATCCCACAATTTGCCCGAGACAGTCGATTTGAGAACCCCTGTCACATTCACGATTACCGCCGAAGACGCAAGCACAGAAACATGGACTCTGACAGCCACTGTTCCCGAGGTAATTGAACCACCAAGTGTCCAGTCCTTGAAAATTGAAGGAATGGAAGCAATCATCGATAACGAGAACAAATCGATTCATCTCGATACGCTCCCCTTCCTTACCGACCTGAGCTCCCTGAAATTAACGGAATTGAAATTGTCCAAAAAAGCATCTGCAAGTGGACTTGTGGAAGGCAAGACCTACAATTTCGAAAACGGGCAAGAACTTGTCGTCAAAAACCCTGCAGGCGAATCCATCGTCTATAAGGTCAAGGCGGGTTACCAGTTGCCGGGAAGCGATTTCAACATTTGGGATGAAAAAAACAATGTTAAACCAGATTCTATTTGGAGCAGTGGCAATATGGCCGATCTAGGCCTATATTTTACAACGAAAAAATCCGAAGGCTCCATGATTGCAGCCGAATTACTCACAAGAGATATGTTTATTAAAAAGGCAAGCGGTAGCCTTTATACCGCCGTCTTTGACCCCAATGACGTCGGAATGTTAGGCATGATGAGCACCGAAGATTGGCCCGACGGAAACGAACTCCTGGATTTCGGAAAAAAATTCAATGCAAGACCGGAATATGTTGAATTTAAGTTTTCCTATACAGGAAAAGGAGACAGCTGCGATCTCTATGTTTTACTCGAAAACAGAACCGGCGATAAGAATGCTAATCGCAAATCAGATGACGTGAACAAGCTCGTTGCCAGTGCCTGGTACCGTTCCACGACCGACGATAATGGAGGCAGACCAAATCCAGACCTGGTAAGCATCTCCGAAGAAAAGAACGAAGACGGGATGAGAACGGTTCGGCTGAAATTTAAATACGGTAACCCCTTGGAAGATTCCCCCATCTGGAACTCTTCAACCTTTGACACCACCGTAAAATCTGCAAACGAAAAGGCGATCAACAACGGACTGACTCAGGGCACTGGCGACGAACCCGTTACCCATATCCGAGTCGTATTCGCCTCCAGTGCCGACGGCAACCATTACCAAGGAATCCCTGATGCCACACTGGTTATCGACGAAATGCGACTGATCTACTAAAGATCATCGTCATTTTCGGCGTCATCAACCGTGCAGTTCATGACCTCGCCATTGTCAGCCGTAATGGTATTGTCTTCGCCCACAGAATAAATGTACAACGAACGCGATGTTTCGACGTCGCGTAACGGGCGCATCAATAGGGAGCTCCGCTGGATATCGTAGTGACCTGAATGCCAGTCCACCACATTGTTGTCGACAGAAACTTCATAGGTATACGAGCTTTCGAGGAATTTGAAGGTTTTCGTAGAATCGCCATCGGCACAAGCATAGATCTTATTCTGAATCATCTCAGCCTTGGAGACCTTGCCCTTCTGTACGGTGACACTCGCCTTTACAGCGTCGGTGTATTCATCCCAATCATTCAGGGAGTACAGGATTCTTCCATCACTTTCTTCTATCGCGAACGAAATCTTGATGCCTTCGTTCATCATTTCAACAATCGTTTTGGCGGCATCGGTTTCGCTATACTGCAAGCCGACATCGTCCATTTTAAAGGTCACCGAACCATTTGCGAAATCCGTATAGGTCACCGCCCACAATTCACCCGGAATGCGAAGAGTCATGAGGCCCTTTTTGCTTCCAGTCGACAGGTAGACCGTTATGTCGGACAGCTTGAGTTCCATATTCTTCTGCAACTCCTCCAGTTCCGCGACACGGGTACCTATTGGAGTTTCAACAGGAGCGGCTTCCGCGGATGAGGAAGATTCGGGAGCCTCGCTCGAAGAGGATTCATCGTCCCCCTCGTCAGAAGAAGAAGAGGAATCATCACCCTCATCAGAGGAGGAATCTTTAGAAGATTTTTCCGAAGAAGAGGATTTTCCACCTTTCTTGGACGTAGATGAATTAGCATCGTC includes the following:
- a CDS encoding PCMD domain-containing protein produces the protein MNFMKKRFTPFTSTWMIVWALLLTLIFGCTADFDEFGTSPYKELKLIAFEEQQEDAVVYNSEHRMEIKLQAPPKNQETWDSVTVTNFSLSNMASIHVVNSKIKEFFTDSLKADSLSQAVSYDKNKVTQDSKIALPQNGIVYLVAVAENGDRTLWQLKFTTPQKNSDKKEDEQTKSSDNGLSLTFDKAVDSKISGDSLIITFPQGFNIKNATLKSVSTHEKAKISPDPKSIKSWSKPQKIKVTAEDGSEKVWTVYLTTIKNNATDLQLKFDNQLKVRRSQDTIYIDLKNGSSLKKAALASWSTSEGATVSPKPDGVKSWKNFQSFKVTAEDGTTKTWVLALSIAAADAVASSEKELLSISATGEESAASIDKSKKTVELHLTAGSNIEAVEVTLKVSETASHNLPETVDLRTPVTFTITAEDASTETWTLTATVPEVIEPPSVQSLKIEGMEAIIDNENKSIHLDTLPFLTDLSSLKLTELKLSKKASASGLVEGKTYNFENGQELVVKNPAGESIVYKVKAGYQLPGSDFNIWDEKNNVKPDSIWSSGNMADLGLYFTTKKSEGSMIAAELLTRDMFIKKASGSLYTAVFDPNDVGMLGMMSTEDWPDGNELLDFGKKFNARPEYVEFKFSYTGKGDSCDLYVLLENRTGDKNANRKSDDVNKLVASAWYRSTTDDNGGRPNPDLVSISEEKNEDGMRTVRLKFKYGNPLEDSPIWNSSTFDTTVKSANEKAINNGLTQGTGDEPVTHIRVVFASSADGNHYQGIPDATLVIDEMRLIY